A stretch of Myceligenerans xiligouense DNA encodes these proteins:
- the gatB gene encoding Asp-tRNA(Asn)/Glu-tRNA(Gln) amidotransferase subunit GatB, producing the protein MTAAPTADLVAYDDAVRRYDPVLGIEVHVELGTRTKMFCAAEVEFGGEPNTQTTPVSLGLPGALPVVNGTAVEYAIRIGLALNCHIAESCRFARKNYFYPDVPKNFQTSQYDEPIAYDGWIDIELEDGEIFRVEIERAHMEEDAGKNTHVGGTAGRIHGAEYSLVDYNRAGIPLVEIVTKPIEGAGDRAPEVARAYVQTLRDIFRALGVSEARMERGNVRADVNVSLRPDPTAPLGTRTETKNVNSFRSVERTVRHEISRQAAVLDAGGTVVQETRHWHEDTGITTPGRVKSDAEDYRYFPEPDLVPVTPSREWIEEIRAGLPEMPAARRRRLQNEWGYADAEMRDVVNAGAVELIEATVAGGTTPAGARKWWMGELARRAKQDDVALATMAVTPAQIAELEQLIAAGTINDKLARQVLDGVLAGEGDPAAVVRSRGLEVVSDDGALLAAIDEALAAQPDIVEKVRGGNQGPVGAIIGAVMKATKGQADAKRVRELVLERIAQ; encoded by the coding sequence GGTGCACGTCGAGCTCGGCACGAGGACCAAGATGTTCTGCGCGGCCGAGGTCGAGTTCGGCGGCGAGCCGAACACGCAGACCACTCCCGTGTCGCTGGGGCTGCCCGGCGCGCTGCCGGTCGTCAACGGCACCGCCGTCGAGTACGCGATCCGCATCGGTCTCGCGCTCAACTGCCACATCGCGGAGTCCTGCCGGTTCGCCCGGAAGAACTACTTCTACCCGGACGTCCCGAAGAACTTCCAGACCTCCCAGTACGACGAGCCCATCGCCTACGACGGCTGGATCGACATCGAGCTCGAGGACGGCGAGATCTTCCGCGTCGAGATCGAGCGCGCGCACATGGAGGAGGACGCGGGCAAGAACACTCACGTGGGCGGCACCGCGGGCCGCATCCACGGCGCCGAGTACAGCCTCGTCGACTACAACCGCGCGGGGATCCCGCTGGTCGAGATCGTCACCAAGCCGATCGAGGGCGCCGGGGACCGGGCACCGGAGGTGGCGCGTGCCTACGTGCAGACGCTGCGCGACATCTTCCGCGCACTTGGTGTCTCCGAGGCCCGGATGGAGCGCGGCAACGTGCGCGCGGACGTGAACGTCTCCCTGCGCCCCGACCCCACCGCGCCGCTGGGCACCCGGACCGAGACGAAGAACGTCAACTCGTTCCGCTCGGTCGAGCGGACGGTACGGCACGAGATCTCGCGCCAGGCGGCCGTGCTCGACGCGGGCGGCACCGTCGTCCAGGAGACGCGGCACTGGCACGAGGACACCGGCATCACCACGCCGGGGCGCGTCAAGTCCGACGCGGAGGACTACCGCTACTTCCCCGAGCCGGACCTGGTCCCCGTCACGCCGAGCCGGGAGTGGATCGAGGAGATCCGCGCCGGCCTGCCGGAGATGCCCGCGGCGCGCCGTCGTCGGCTCCAGAACGAGTGGGGGTACGCCGACGCCGAGATGCGCGACGTCGTCAACGCCGGCGCCGTCGAGCTGATCGAGGCCACCGTCGCCGGGGGCACCACCCCCGCCGGCGCGCGCAAGTGGTGGATGGGCGAGCTCGCCCGCCGAGCCAAGCAGGACGATGTCGCCCTCGCGACCATGGCCGTCACGCCCGCCCAGATCGCCGAGCTCGAACAGCTCATCGCGGCCGGGACGATCAACGACAAGCTGGCGCGCCAGGTGCTCGACGGCGTGCTCGCCGGTGAGGGCGACCCGGCCGCCGTCGTGCGGTCGCGCGGCCTCGAGGTCGTGTCCGACGACGGTGCGCTGCTGGCCGCCATCGACGAGGCGCTCGCCGCGCAGCCCGACATCGTGGAGAAGGTCCGCGGGGGCAACCAGGGGCCCGTCGGTGCGATCATCGGTGCGGTGATGAAGGCGACGAAGGGGCAGGCGGACGCGAAGCGGGTGCGTGAGCTCGTGCTGGAGCGGATCGCACAGTGA
- a CDS encoding GNAT family N-acetyltransferase — protein MTRGPVLHGELVRLRPIEPRDADRLWEAVQDPEGMRLTGTTTTFTREQIDKWAAVVSDREGRFDWAIVPAAVRDGIPVSDELIGEIVLNDIDPRARSANLRLQMLPNYRGRGYGREAIEEVLRFAFVGVPEHPGPRLHRVGLDVLSINPRAKALYASLGFREEGRLRDVYPDGDGWSDAYVMSLLEDEYSDTAG, from the coding sequence GTGACCAGGGGGCCGGTGCTGCACGGCGAGCTGGTCCGCCTGCGGCCGATCGAACCGCGTGACGCCGACCGTCTGTGGGAGGCGGTCCAGGATCCGGAGGGCATGCGCCTGACGGGCACGACGACCACCTTCACGCGCGAGCAGATCGACAAGTGGGCGGCGGTCGTCTCGGACCGCGAGGGCCGGTTCGACTGGGCGATCGTCCCCGCGGCCGTGCGCGACGGCATCCCGGTCAGCGACGAGCTGATCGGCGAGATCGTGCTGAACGACATCGACCCGCGGGCGCGGTCGGCGAACCTGCGGCTGCAGATGCTGCCGAACTACCGCGGCCGCGGGTACGGGCGCGAGGCGATCGAGGAGGTGCTCCGGTTCGCCTTCGTCGGCGTCCCGGAGCACCCCGGGCCCCGGTTGCACCGGGTGGGACTGGACGTGCTGAGCATCAATCCGCGCGCCAAGGCCCTGTACGCGTCGCTCGGCTTCCGCGAGGAAGGGCGGCTGCGCGACGTCTACCCCGACGGCGACGGCTGGTCCGACGCGTACGTGATGAGCCTCTTGGAGGACGAGTACTCGGATACCGCCGGCTGA
- a CDS encoding DoxX family protein, whose product MTSTKTAPTAPATAAGSAAARMLALCRILLGFVFLWPALDKSFGLGYATSPDSAWLTTGSSPTAGYLGHVEGPLAGFFGAIAGPVSDVLFIAGMLGTGVALLLGIGLRVAAVSGTLLMTMLWLSAWTFAPGSNNPLVDTHVIYAALVITLAVTRAGDVWGLGRAWAASGVVSGRAWLR is encoded by the coding sequence ATGACCTCCACCAAGACAGCACCCACTGCCCCTGCGACCGCTGCCGGCTCAGCCGCCGCCCGCATGCTCGCCCTGTGCCGCATCCTCCTCGGGTTCGTGTTCCTCTGGCCCGCGCTCGACAAGTCTTTCGGGCTCGGTTATGCCACGTCACCGGACTCCGCGTGGCTCACCACGGGATCCTCGCCCACGGCCGGCTACCTGGGCCATGTCGAGGGTCCGCTCGCCGGGTTCTTCGGCGCGATCGCGGGACCCGTCTCCGACGTCCTGTTCATCGCCGGGATGTTGGGCACCGGCGTCGCGCTGCTGCTCGGCATCGGCCTGCGGGTGGCCGCGGTGTCGGGCACGCTCCTCATGACGATGCTGTGGCTCTCGGCCTGGACGTTCGCGCCGGGCTCGAACAACCCGCTCGTCGACACCCACGTCATCTACGCGGCCCTCGTCATCACCCTCGCGGTCACGCGCGCCGGTGACGTGTGGGGCCTCGGCCGCGCGTGGGCGGCGTCGGGCGTCGTGAGCGGGCGCGCCTGGCTCCGCTGA